In Phreatobacter aquaticus, a single genomic region encodes these proteins:
- a CDS encoding class I SAM-dependent methyltransferase, with product MSQFISGVAALDRYLADGYEKVRGMSSRFSATICGHVLKRQSALGIAGDVAEIGTFEGRFFIAMALALQPGEHAYGFDVFTWPDDKVLDRLDASAALHGLTSAHYTTLRHDSGTLDVATFGRMTGGKPLRFIHIDGDHSPEALTHDLALAHAALHPKGLICLDDMLHPGYPFLVVTVHAYLTAHPEMRLMCIIDREDIVAAPKFLICHVDAVPLYENDLMSSFQAQHFVLGGDAMGHHCVVLTPHPRIAEV from the coding sequence ATGAGCCAGTTCATCAGCGGTGTTGCCGCGCTCGATCGCTACCTCGCCGACGGCTACGAGAAGGTGCGCGGCATGTCCTCGCGCTTCTCGGCGACGATCTGTGGTCATGTGCTGAAGCGCCAGAGCGCGCTCGGTATAGCCGGCGACGTTGCCGAGATCGGGACCTTCGAGGGGCGGTTCTTCATTGCCATGGCTCTGGCCCTGCAACCCGGCGAGCACGCCTATGGGTTCGACGTGTTTACCTGGCCGGACGACAAGGTACTGGACCGGCTCGATGCCAGCGCAGCGCTCCACGGTCTCACCAGCGCCCATTACACGACGCTGCGCCACGACAGCGGCACGCTGGATGTCGCGACCTTTGGCCGGATGACAGGCGGCAAGCCACTGCGCTTCATTCATATCGACGGCGATCATTCGCCGGAGGCCCTGACCCACGACCTGGCGCTTGCCCATGCGGCCCTGCACCCGAAGGGTCTGATCTGCCTCGACGACATGCTGCACCCCGGCTACCCCTTCCTGGTGGTGACGGTGCATGCCTATCTGACGGCCCATCCCGAGATGCGGCTCATGTGCATCATCGACCGCGAGGACATCGTCGCGGCGCCGAAATTCCTGATCTGCCATGTGGACGCCGTCCCGCTCTACGAAAACGACCTGATGTCGAGTTTCCAGGCCCAGCATTTTGTGCTCGGCGGCGATGCCATGGGGCATCATTGCGTGGTGCTGACGCCCCATCCGCGTATCGCTGAGGTTTAG
- a CDS encoding DMT family protein — MASLTSPTLAPILLLIGSNIFMTFAWYGHLKFKSSPLMLAILASWGIAFVEYCMAVPANRIGSAVYSAAELKTMQEVITLVVFAVFSVFYLKEPLGWNHAIGFAMIAGGAFFIFQGRA; from the coding sequence ATGGCATCCCTCACATCCCCCACGCTGGCGCCGATCCTGCTGCTGATCGGCTCCAACATCTTCATGACCTTTGCCTGGTACGGGCACCTCAAGTTCAAGTCGAGCCCGCTCATGCTGGCGATCCTGGCGAGCTGGGGGATTGCCTTCGTCGAGTACTGCATGGCGGTGCCGGCGAACCGCATCGGCAGCGCGGTCTACAGCGCAGCTGAACTCAAGACGATGCAGGAGGTGATCACACTGGTCGTCTTCGCGGTGTTTTCGGTGTTCTATCTGAAGGAACCGCTTGGCTGGAACCATGCCATCGGCTTTGCCATGATCGCCGGCGGGGCGTTCTTCATTTTTCAGGGGCGGGCATGA
- a CDS encoding SemiSWEET family sugar transporter has protein sequence MLSPTLISLIGLAAASVTTFCWIPQAWRIIRTRDTKAISLSAYGAFTFGILLWLAYGVMLGDLPLILSNTVTLALQLTIVGLKLRYG, from the coding sequence ATGCTGTCACCGACCCTCATCTCCCTGATCGGATTGGCCGCCGCATCCGTTACAACCTTCTGCTGGATTCCCCAGGCCTGGCGGATCATCCGCACACGGGACACCAAGGCGATCTCGCTGTCGGCCTATGGCGCCTTCACCTTCGGCATCCTGCTCTGGCTCGCCTATGGCGTGATGCTCGGCGACCTGCCGCTCATCCTGTCCAATACGGTGACGCTGGCGCTTCAGCTCACAATCGTCGGCCTGAAACTGAGATATGGCTGA
- the msrP gene encoding protein-methionine-sulfoxide reductase catalytic subunit MsrP, whose protein sequence is MLIKSKRGWELPESAATPEDVFFSRRGLIGASAGLAAATLAGPALAQRAGQAPDPTADLYPAKRNPAYTVERPLTPEEIASNYNNFYEFGTSKRVASAAQALPIRPWTVKIDGLVEKPQTIDIDALIRKMPIEERLYRFRCVEAWGMTVPWTGFPIKALMDMVQPQGSAKYVRMETFNDPKIAPGQRAPWYSWPYVEGLAIDEAAHDLALLVTGVYGKPAARQFGAPLRLIVPWKFGFKSVKSIVRISFVAEKPATFWETMQASEYGFWANVNPAVAHPRWSQATEEVIGVGNRIPTQLFNGYGAEVADLYKDRQRERLWA, encoded by the coding sequence ATGCTGATCAAATCGAAGCGCGGCTGGGAGCTGCCCGAGAGCGCGGCGACCCCCGAGGACGTGTTCTTCAGCAGGCGCGGCCTGATCGGTGCCTCGGCGGGCCTTGCGGCGGCGACGCTGGCAGGCCCGGCGCTGGCACAGCGGGCGGGCCAGGCGCCCGATCCCACTGCCGACCTCTATCCGGCCAAGCGCAACCCCGCCTACACGGTTGAGCGGCCGCTGACGCCGGAGGAGATCGCCTCCAACTACAACAATTTCTACGAGTTCGGCACTTCCAAGCGGGTTGCCTCCGCCGCGCAGGCCCTGCCGATCCGCCCCTGGACGGTCAAGATCGACGGTCTCGTCGAGAAGCCGCAGACCATCGATATCGATGCTCTCATCCGCAAGATGCCGATCGAGGAGCGGCTTTACCGGTTCCGCTGCGTCGAGGCCTGGGGCATGACGGTTCCCTGGACCGGCTTCCCGATCAAGGCGCTGATGGACATGGTGCAACCTCAGGGTTCCGCCAAATATGTCCGCATGGAGACCTTCAACGATCCGAAGATCGCGCCGGGCCAGCGCGCGCCCTGGTATTCCTGGCCCTATGTCGAGGGTCTCGCGATCGACGAGGCCGCCCATGATCTGGCTCTGCTGGTGACCGGAGTCTACGGCAAGCCCGCAGCCCGCCAGTTCGGCGCGCCGCTTCGGCTCATCGTGCCGTGGAAGTTCGGCTTCAAGTCGGTGAAATCGATCGTGCGCATCTCCTTCGTCGCCGAAAAGCCGGCAACTTTCTGGGAGACCATGCAGGCGAGCGAATACGGCTTCTGGGCCAATGTGAACCCGGCCGTCGCCCACCCCCGCTGGAGCCAGGCGACCGAAGAGGTCATCGGGGTCGGCAACCGCATCCCGACGCAGCTGTTCAACGGTTATGGCGCCGAGGTAGCCGATCTCTACAAGGACCGGCAGCGCGAGCGCCTCTGGGCCTGA
- a CDS encoding MBL fold metallo-hydrolase, translating to MTTSFVLPDMTIHRVIEQEGSFMNAFEMFPGLTPDVLAANQSWLAKVGAIDADAMLQLCFQAYVIKTPHHVVLVDSCIGNDKPRPQRAAWNMKTDDRFATGLAAAGVTVNDIDFVLCTHMHADHVGWNTRLENGRWVPTFPKARYLFSETEYRTWTEANAKAPVLAFQDSVLPVIEAGRAEIVGDDHGIGDHIRFMPTPGHTAGHVAFAFGKGRDVAVAPGDLIHSPLQTLYPELSSKFDVDQALAGRTRRRFLERYSDTDTLCCMAHFPSPSVGRIKPWREGFTCAPVEG from the coding sequence GTGACCACCAGCTTCGTTCTGCCGGACATGACCATCCACCGCGTCATCGAACAGGAAGGATCGTTCATGAACGCCTTCGAGATGTTCCCGGGGCTCACGCCGGATGTGCTCGCCGCGAACCAGAGTTGGCTGGCCAAGGTCGGCGCCATCGATGCCGATGCCATGCTGCAGCTCTGCTTCCAGGCCTATGTGATCAAGACCCCGCATCATGTGGTGCTCGTCGACAGCTGCATCGGCAATGACAAGCCCCGTCCGCAGCGCGCGGCCTGGAACATGAAGACCGACGACCGGTTCGCCACCGGGCTGGCGGCTGCCGGTGTCACGGTCAACGACATCGACTTCGTGCTCTGCACCCACATGCATGCCGACCATGTCGGCTGGAACACCCGGCTTGAGAATGGCCGATGGGTGCCGACCTTCCCGAAGGCGCGCTACCTGTTCAGCGAGACGGAATATCGCACCTGGACAGAGGCGAATGCCAAGGCACCGGTGCTCGCCTTCCAGGATAGTGTGCTGCCGGTGATCGAGGCGGGCAGGGCCGAGATCGTCGGCGACGACCATGGCATTGGCGACCATATCCGCTTCATGCCGACGCCGGGCCACACCGCGGGACACGTTGCCTTCGCGTTCGGCAAGGGCCGGGACGTCGCCGTCGCCCCCGGCGATCTCATCCACTCGCCCCTGCAGACACTTTATCCCGAGCTGTCCTCGAAGTTCGATGTCGATCAGGCGCTGGCCGGGCGGACGCGCCGGCGCTTCCTGGAGCGCTATTCCGACACCGACACGCTCTGCTGCATGGCGCATTTCCCCTCGCCCTCGGTCGGGCGGATCAAACCGTGGCGCGAGGGGTTCACCTGCGCCCCGGTCGAGGGGTAA
- a CDS encoding septal ring lytic transglycosylase RlpA family protein: MTISTRLAALFVAVLPFALVPDAQAAEQSGLASWYQLPGRTACGGRHNPEAMTAAHRTFACGTRVRVTNVSNGRSAVVTVVDRGPFVRGRIIDMSRGAARSIGLIQSGVGRVRVAAAQ; the protein is encoded by the coding sequence ATGACCATTTCAACGCGCCTCGCGGCGCTGTTCGTTGCCGTTTTGCCGTTTGCGCTGGTGCCTGACGCTCAAGCAGCCGAGCAGTCCGGCCTCGCCTCCTGGTATCAGCTGCCCGGCCGCACGGCCTGCGGTGGACGTCACAATCCCGAAGCCATGACCGCCGCCCACCGCACCTTTGCGTGCGGAACCCGCGTCCGGGTGACCAATGTCAGCAATGGCCGCTCGGCTGTCGTGACGGTGGTCGACCGCGGCCCCTTCGTGCGCGGCCGGATCATCGACATGTCGCGCGGTGCAGCCCGTTCGATCGGCCTGATCCAGTCCGGCGTCGGCCGCGTTCGGGTTGCCGCAGCGCAGTAA